From Pseudodesulfovibrio nedwellii:
CACTGGCTTTGTTGATGCTGTGGCGTTCATTGAATACGTTAAAGCCATGAAGACCCTTTTGCCCATTGAATCTGCGGACGTGAATTTTATTCCGACAAAATAGACGAAATAGAGAGAAGCCTTTCGACAAGACCTCCCTGGCACTGTTGAGTGTCGGGGAGGTCTTGTTTGTGGGCAGGCGTTCGGTCTGGATTTTATGGAGTGATTTTTCTTTTCAGCTTCAACTAAAACTTGCGATTTATTGGTGATAGCGTATCGTGATATGAGTGAAATTTGTTTCTGAAAAACCATCAATCATGTGGCACTGAGAGGCTCGTAATGGACTTTCGCGGGGTGCAGGAAGTATTTGATCAACTCCATGATGTCATCGGCTTCGTTGATAAAGAATTATACTACGTTGCGGTGAATCGGGAATATTGTCGTTATTGGGCTATTTCTCAAGAGGATGTCATAGGGATACATGTTTCGTGTGTGATAGGAGAAGAGGTCTTTAATTCGACCATAAAGGCGTATCTTGAGCAATGTCTTGCGGGCGAAGATGTTCATTTCGAAGGGTGGATCGATTTTCCTGGTATGGGCGGGCGCCATATGGATGTCAGGTATACCCCGTGTCGTGGAGAGGATGGGCAGATACTTGGTGTCTATCTCATTGGTCGGGATATCACTGAAGTGAAGAACATGTATTCAAGGGCCGTGATCGAGCGGGATCGGTTTGATAGTATCCTTAATTCACTCAATGTCGGGTTGGTGTTGTGTTATCCGGATTTGACCGTTGCATGGCACAACAGGCAGATGCAGGACCTTTTTCCTGATGTCGATATTCGGGGGATGAAATGTCATCAGATTATTGAAAGGGACAGTGGGGAATGTAAAGATTGTCCGGCCTTGAAAACTTTGCGAACCGGTCGGTCTCATAGTGAAGAATTTTTTCATGGGGCGACTGGGCGTTGGTATGTCATGACCACGGTATTGACGCAGGATAGGGGGAGGGATCAGGTTTTGATTCTGGGGCGTCTTGAGGATGTTACGGATCAGAAGCTTGCTCGGGAGGCTGTTCTGGAAAGTGAACAGCGTTTCAGGGAAATATTTGAGAATGTGAACATGATCGCGGTGCAGGGGTATGACCATGATCGTCGGGTTATGTATTGGAATCCCGCCAGTGAGCAATTGTATGGGTACAGTCGGGAAGAAGCCATGGGGGAGTTGCTGGAAGATCTGATTATTCCTGATTCCATGCATGAGACGTTGAAGGCGGGACATAAGATGTGGTTGTCCGATGGTGTGCCGATTCCGGCGGGAGAATTGGAATTGGTTCACAAGGATGGCAGTTTCGTGCCGGTATATTCTTCGCACGTTATGCAGCAAACCACCTTGGGCGAGAAATTTATGTATTGTCTGGATGTAGGTCTGGCCGAGATCAAGCGTATTCATACTCAATTGATTGAGGCCAAGGAACAGGCAGAGGCTGCCAATGAGACAAAATCCGAATTTTTGGCAAACATGAGCCATGAGATTCGGACTCCGCTCAATGGTATTCAGGGGATGCTGTCGCTTTTGCTGGGTACTGAACTTGGTGATGAGCAAAATGAATATGCTCAGGCGGGATTGGATTCCGCCGTAAGGCTCAACCGGTTGCTTTCCGACATTCTTGATCTGTCTCGCGTGGAAGCCGGGATGATGGAAGTGGAAAAAGCCCCGTTCAACCTTTCTGATTTAATAAAACAGGTTCTCGATCTGTTTCATCTTTCATTTAATGCGGACAGCGTCGAACTGCGTTGTATTGTGGGTGATGACGTGCCGCACTTTGTGGTCGGTGATGGCGCGCGTCTTCAACAGGTGCTTATCAACCTCGTGGGAAACGCCCTCAAGTATACTGATGTCGGGGAAGTCTGTGTAGAGGTCGCAGCCCTTTCCCCCGTAAGGCCGGGAGAGCATCGAGTGTATTTTTCTGTCGCGGACACTGGCATTGGTATAAGTAAGGATAAAATTGATTCCCTTTTCGAACCATTTGTTCAAGGGAGTCAAGGTTTTACTCGAAAGTATCAAGGGGCTGGGCTTGGGCTGTCCATTTGTAGGCGTTTGGTGACTCTTATGGGTGGTAATATGTCCGTGGAAAGTGAAGTAGGCGCGGGGAGTGCTATCCATTTGGTGCTGCCGTTCGGGGAATCTTCATCACAGGAGCCGATAAAGTCTGTTGAACTGGTGGGGGAGGCTGGTGAAAAGTTTGGACTTAATATCCTGTTGGCCGAAGATGATCGTGTTAATAGTATTGTCGGCAAGCGTTTTCTGCAAGAGACTGGATGTACGGTACAGGTTGTTCCCAACGGGTTGAAAGCTGTTGAGATGCTGCGTGAACAAAAGTTCGACGCGGTTTTTATGGATGTGCAAATGCCGGTTATGGATGGCGTTGCGGCCACCAAGAGTATCAGAAAGGGAGAGGCCGGCGAGTCGCGGCGTAATGTTCCTATTTATGCTTTGACAGCCTTTACCATGGCTGGAGATCGGGAAAAACTTCTTGATGCGGGGATGGATGGATACATCCCCAAACCCATTGAAACGGAAGACCTCCTGAAATCATTACGCCATGCCGTTCAGAAAAAAGAGAAGTAGACGTTTAGCTTCGTTCCCATTGACCTGTTTGTGCGCTTTTTATCAGAGCGTCGATGACGTGCATGTTATCGAATGCGTCCATGAGTGTGGTCGGCAGTCGCGTGTCATCAAGAATGGCCTTGGCAAAAGCATCGCCTTGCAGGGTATATTGATCGCAAGGATCAAAGGAAAGGGGCTGCACCGTTATTTCCTTTTGGGTTCCCTGCTGGAGCATTATTGTGCATGGCTCATCCGGTGGGGCATTGAACGGAATGAGTATTTCGATCCGTCCCGTTGTGCCCAGGATGTTGACCCGTTGGTAGTCGGCCATTTGAGTGGAGCATGTGAATGTCGAAATTCTTCCGTTGAAATCCAGCATGCCTGAGAAGACTCGATCCGTGCCGAATTCGGGGTCTTGATTCATGAAGCTCATAGCTCGACGAGGTTGAGCGTTGAAGATGAATCGGGACAGGGACACGGGGTAGCATCCGATGTCCATGAGGGCTCCACCGCCGAGGTCCGCTTTGTTTCGGATGTTGTTTGGGTCTGCATTGAAGTAGGAAAAAAAGGATTGGATGGTAACCAAATCACCGATCAGTCCTTCGTCTACCAGTCGTTTTGCTTCAATCCATTGCGGGTGAAATTGATACATGAATCCTTCCATCACCTTGGCATCCGGGGCTGTAACCGTGGCATTGATAAGTCTGTTGACTTCGCCACTAGTTAGTCCCATGGGTTTTTCACACAGGACGTGTTTCCCTTTGTCCATGGCCTTGAGAGTCCACTCGACATGGAAATGGTTTGGCAGGGGGATGTAAACAGCATCAATCTGTTTGTCGGCCAGCAATTTTTCGTAGCTTCCATACGCTTTGGCAATCCCTAGTTCCTCGGCGACTTTTTGTGCGTTTTCCAGCGAACGTGAGGCTATGGCCGTGACTTCTGTGTGTTTTCCCTTTTGCATGGCGGGAATGACTTTTGTCCGGGCTATTTTGGCTGTTGAAAGGATGCCGAAACGTATTTTTTTCATGAAGAGCCTCTTCATCGGTTTGACGGTGAACGGTTGGCCTCAATATATCGCGAATGGTGTGATCTGCAAGCGGGAAGTTGCTTTTTTATCTTGTGAGGTCCAAGTCATCGCCGGCAGTTTGACTGCAAAACATTTTTCATCTTTTTGGGCCACATGTTTTGTAGTTGAAACGGTTTACTTATAATCGCCAAGCTGGTTTTGTGATGGTATCTTTATAGTAAGCCTCCCTTCTCTTGATCCGTTAATTGATTATAAAGGAGTCTTTAGGTTGAAGTGTCGTATTCAATTTGCGGTTTGTTTTATACTGTTTTTCATGATGGTTGCCATACCTTCTTTGGCTGCCGAGACAGTGGTTTTGACGTATGGGGAATGGCCTCCCTATCATTCTTCAAAGCTTCCGGGAAAAGGAGTGGCTTCAATTGTATATGAAGAAGCCTTTGGCTTTTCGGGTGTTAAGGTCGTGTATGAGTGCCTGCCGTGGAAACGAGCATATGAGAAGGCCCGTCATGGCGAGGCAACCGGATCTGTCGGGTGGTTGAAGAGTGGTGAAAGGGAAAAGTTTTTTTTCTACAGTGACCCAGTTATGGAGTCAGAAACAGTCTTTTTCTATAATCGATACAATGGATTTGAATGGAATGAGGTAGAGGACGCTAAGGATATGCGTATAGCTATTCCATTGGGTGACCTTGCGCAGGAGACGTTTACCACTGTGGTCAAGAGCGGTTCGGGAGAAATCCACACGACAAGAGGATATGTGCAAGGCATGAGAATGCTTGTGGCTGGGAGGGTCGACCTGTTCGTTTGCAACAGGGAAGTCGGCCTGCATATTTTGAAAAATCGGTTTCCTGACGCGACGCATGTTGTTGTGCACCCACGTCCAATACGGAAGGGGGCTTCTCATCTTATTATTTCTAGGCGAATACCATTCGGGCTTGAACTGGTGAAGAAGTTTAATAAAGGTCTTCATTGGCTGAAGGAAAGTGGACGGTATCAGCAAATTTTGACGGAATATTTTGAGGAAAAATCCGGGCTGTAAATTTTGAATGTTGTGACTGACTTTGCCATGGAGAAAGTTCTTTTGACTATCGGGGAATGGCCTTCATATTGTTCATTTTTATA
This genomic window contains:
- a CDS encoding PAS domain-containing hybrid sensor histidine kinase/response regulator: MDFRGVQEVFDQLHDVIGFVDKELYYVAVNREYCRYWAISQEDVIGIHVSCVIGEEVFNSTIKAYLEQCLAGEDVHFEGWIDFPGMGGRHMDVRYTPCRGEDGQILGVYLIGRDITEVKNMYSRAVIERDRFDSILNSLNVGLVLCYPDLTVAWHNRQMQDLFPDVDIRGMKCHQIIERDSGECKDCPALKTLRTGRSHSEEFFHGATGRWYVMTTVLTQDRGRDQVLILGRLEDVTDQKLAREAVLESEQRFREIFENVNMIAVQGYDHDRRVMYWNPASEQLYGYSREEAMGELLEDLIIPDSMHETLKAGHKMWLSDGVPIPAGELELVHKDGSFVPVYSSHVMQQTTLGEKFMYCLDVGLAEIKRIHTQLIEAKEQAEAANETKSEFLANMSHEIRTPLNGIQGMLSLLLGTELGDEQNEYAQAGLDSAVRLNRLLSDILDLSRVEAGMMEVEKAPFNLSDLIKQVLDLFHLSFNADSVELRCIVGDDVPHFVVGDGARLQQVLINLVGNALKYTDVGEVCVEVAALSPVRPGEHRVYFSVADTGIGISKDKIDSLFEPFVQGSQGFTRKYQGAGLGLSICRRLVTLMGGNMSVESEVGAGSAIHLVLPFGESSSQEPIKSVELVGEAGEKFGLNILLAEDDRVNSIVGKRFLQETGCTVQVVPNGLKAVEMLREQKFDAVFMDVQMPVMDGVAATKSIRKGEAGESRRNVPIYALTAFTMAGDREKLLDAGMDGYIPKPIETEDLLKSLRHAVQKKEK
- a CDS encoding Gfo/Idh/MocA family protein, translated to MKKIRFGILSTAKIARTKVIPAMQKGKHTEVTAIASRSLENAQKVAEELGIAKAYGSYEKLLADKQIDAVYIPLPNHFHVEWTLKAMDKGKHVLCEKPMGLTSGEVNRLINATVTAPDAKVMEGFMYQFHPQWIEAKRLVDEGLIGDLVTIQSFFSYFNADPNNIRNKADLGGGALMDIGCYPVSLSRFIFNAQPRRAMSFMNQDPEFGTDRVFSGMLDFNGRISTFTCSTQMADYQRVNILGTTGRIEILIPFNAPPDEPCTIMLQQGTQKEITVQPLSFDPCDQYTLQGDAFAKAILDDTRLPTTLMDAFDNMHVIDALIKSAQTGQWERS
- a CDS encoding substrate-binding periplasmic protein, with the translated sequence MVAIPSLAAETVVLTYGEWPPYHSSKLPGKGVASIVYEEAFGFSGVKVVYECLPWKRAYEKARHGEATGSVGWLKSGEREKFFFYSDPVMESETVFFYNRYNGFEWNEVEDAKDMRIAIPLGDLAQETFTTVVKSGSGEIHTTRGYVQGMRMLVAGRVDLFVCNREVGLHILKNRFPDATHVVVHPRPIRKGASHLIISRRIPFGLELVKKFNKGLHWLKESGRYQQILTEYFEEKSGL